In Chitinivorax sp. PXF-14, the DNA window GCGCTCGCGGACCTCGGAGGAAAACTTGTTCGATTTAGTCATGGCTCAATCCTCTCAGAGTATTGCGCCTCCACCAAATGCAGGGCGATTCACTGGGCCCTCGCATAATTCACACAGACGGATAATCGTTTGTCGCTAATTTATATAGTATAAAGCTACCTAAATAGCATACAGACTAAAACGATGAGCTCTCTCCCAAAAAACACCCCCGAAGCCTCCCCACTCGGCAAGGCCGTCGCCTATTGCAGCCACTACGCGCCTGGGCTGCTGCACCCGATCCCGCGCCAGGGCAAGCGTGACGAGATCGGCATCGCGGAAGGCGTACTGCCCTTCGTCGGCGAGGATCTGTGGAACGCCTACGAGCTGTCGTGGCTCAATGCGCGCGGCAAGCCGGTGGTGGCGATCGGCAGCCTTCGCGTGCCGGTGGATTCGCCGAACCTGATCGAGTCGAAATCGCTCAAGCTCTACCTGAACTCGTTCAACCAGACGCGCTTTGCCGACATCGAGGCGGTGCGCGCCACCATCGCACAGGATCTGGGCGCGGCGGCCGGTGCGCCGGTCACGGTGGCGATCGAATCGCTCGATCGGCGGCCGGCGCGCGAGGTCGGCTACCCGGCCGGCGAGCTGCTCGATACGCTCGATATCGACATCGACTGCTACCAGCCCACGCCGGGGCTGCTGCGTGCCGACATGCAGGCGGCGCCGGTCAGCGAGACGCTGGTATCGCACCTGCTCAAGTCCAACTGCCTGGTCACCGGCCAGCCGGACTGGGGCACCGTGGTGATCCGCTACGAAGGGGCCCCGATCGCGCGTGAGGGGCTGCTACGCTATATCGTGTCGTTCCGCGAGCACAATGAGTTCCACGAGCAGTGCGTGGAACGCATCTACACCGACATCCAGCGCCAGTGTGCGCCGGTGCGGCTCGCGGTGTGGGCGCGCTACACGCGCCGTGGCGGGCTCGACATCAACCCGTTCCGCACGAGCGAGGCGGGCTTCGCCGCCCCCGGCAATCTCGGCGAAGTGCGGCAGTAGGCGGACGCCGGCTCATCCGGGCCACGCCATTCCCGTTCGCACGGCACGGCCCCTCGCCGCTCGCGGCAAGGCGCCGTCTACGCCGGCAGTGGCGGGAGCGCTCGCCGTTTCTCGCGGCGACGGGCAACTGGTCGGCCTGAGGCCCAATCCCGGCGCGGCTCGCAGGCCAGCTGGAAGGCGCGCCGGGACTGGCCCCGCAGCCTACGGCCTGCGCCAGCCGGGCTTTGCCGGTACGCGGCGATTGCTTTACGCTAGGCGGCAGCCGGCGCACCCCTGCCGCCATCCCGCTACATCGCTCAGGAGAGCCCCATGCGCCTGCTTCTCGCCGCCCTGCTGTTGCCCGCGCTGGCCACGGCCCGCCCGCTGACCGTGTGCACCGACGCGAGCCCCGAGGGCTTCGACGTGGTGCAGTACAACTCGCTGGTCACCACCTCGGCCGCGGCCGACCCGCTGATGAGCCGGCTGGTCGAGTTCGATGCCGCCGCCGGGCGCGTGGTGCCGGGCCTGGCCGAGCGCTGGACGGTCAGCGACGACGGCCTGGCCGTCACCTTCACGCTGCGCCGCAATGTGGCCTTCCACCGCACCGACTATTTCAAGCCGACGCGCCCGCTCAAC includes these proteins:
- the queF gene encoding NADPH-dependent 7-cyano-7-deazaguanine reductase QueF (Catalyzes the NADPH-dependent reduction of 7-cyano-7-deazaguanine (preQ0) to 7-aminomethyl-7-deazaguanine (preQ1) in queuosine biosynthesis), producing MSSLPKNTPEASPLGKAVAYCSHYAPGLLHPIPRQGKRDEIGIAEGVLPFVGEDLWNAYELSWLNARGKPVVAIGSLRVPVDSPNLIESKSLKLYLNSFNQTRFADIEAVRATIAQDLGAAAGAPVTVAIESLDRRPAREVGYPAGELLDTLDIDIDCYQPTPGLLRADMQAAPVSETLVSHLLKSNCLVTGQPDWGTVVIRYEGAPIAREGLLRYIVSFREHNEFHEQCVERIYTDIQRQCAPVRLAVWARYTRRGGLDINPFRTSEAGFAAPGNLGEVRQ